From one Geoalkalibacter halelectricus genomic stretch:
- a CDS encoding transcriptional regulator, with protein sequence MAKLPRPPTIPQPARETLRHALLGLLRNESLSAHDLSAALRIREKDVYAHLEHLRRSLGTGGEHLEITPAQCRGCGFVFAKRERLTPPGKCPACRKEAISDPRFRIILR encoded by the coding sequence ATGGCCAAGCTTCCACGCCCCCCCACCATTCCCCAGCCGGCACGCGAAACCCTGCGTCACGCCCTTCTCGGTCTGCTGCGCAATGAAAGCCTGAGCGCCCACGACCTCTCCGCCGCCCTGCGCATTCGTGAAAAGGACGTCTACGCCCACCTCGAACACCTGCGCCGCAGCCTCGGAACCGGCGGCGAACACCTGGAAATCACTCCGGCTCAGTGCCGCGGCTGCGGCTTTGTCTTCGCCAAACGCGAGCGCCTCACCCCGCCCGGAAAATGCCCGGCCTGCCGCAAGGAAGCCATCAGCGATCCCCGCTTTCGGATTATTCTAAGATAA